In bacterium, a single window of DNA contains:
- a CDS encoding ABC transporter ATP-binding protein has translation MNQGIELKNLSKSYGAKLAVNDISLSIGPGEIFGLLGPNGAGKTTTLKMLAGILRPGAGSRSICGFDVEQEPLKAKQCLGFIPDDPFIYEKLSGREFLHLVARLYGCSNEGLEQRVEELIDRFEAREWIDRRAESYSHGMRQKAVLAATLLHQPKVYLIDEPLVGLDPASIILVKRIFQEEAQKGCALLVSTHTLSLAETICHRIGIIASGKLAALGTLEELRELSKHRHQDLESLYLEFTRTTGD, from the coding sequence ATGAACCAGGGAATAGAGCTTAAGAACTTGTCCAAATCGTACGGCGCCAAGCTGGCGGTCAACGACATCAGCCTGTCCATCGGGCCGGGGGAGATCTTCGGCCTGCTGGGGCCCAACGGGGCCGGCAAGACCACCACGCTTAAGATGCTGGCCGGGATCTTAAGGCCCGGCGCCGGCTCCCGCTCCATCTGCGGCTTTGATGTGGAGCAGGAACCCTTGAAGGCCAAGCAGTGCCTGGGTTTCATCCCCGACGACCCCTTCATATACGAGAAGTTGTCGGGCCGGGAGTTTTTGCACCTGGTGGCCCGGCTTTACGGCTGCTCTAATGAAGGACTGGAGCAACGGGTGGAGGAGCTGATAGACCGGTTCGAGGCCCGGGAGTGGATAGACCGCCGGGCCGAGAGCTATTCCCACGGCATGCGCCAGAAAGCGGTGCTGGCCGCCACTTTGCTCCACCAGCCCAAGGTGTATCTGATAGACGAGCCTTTGGTGGGACTGGACCCGGCCAGCATCATATTGGTGAAAAGGATCTTTCAGGAGGAGGCCCAAAAAGGCTGCGCCCTGCTGGTCTCCACCCACACCTTGAGCCTGGCCGAAACCATCTGCCACCGGATAGGCATCATCGCCAGCGGAAAACTGGCGGCCCTGGGCACCCTGGAGGAACTGCGGGAGCTTTCGAAACATAGGCACCAGGACCTGGAGAGCCTGTACCTGGAATTCACCCGGACAACTGGAGATTAG